A region of Spodoptera frugiperda isolate SF20-4 chromosome 26, AGI-APGP_CSIRO_Sfru_2.0, whole genome shotgun sequence DNA encodes the following proteins:
- the LOC118264484 gene encoding uncharacterized protein LOC118264484 produces MTIQSTMDALKLYVVLLSVLAASLACDLTPTAAETELKLQAELYINETKPRIDPTYRQLYHVAPPVGWMNDPNGFSFFKDNYHLFYQFYPYNTSTGNIHWGHVISKDLVEWTQLPVALAPQTEQIFSGSAIEKDGTLVLIYTAHKGKDPDTNETQYLAFSNDGVIFTKYKNNPVISFSPNSAKDFRDPKIWKHGDYWYVVLGSKTAENTGEVLVYRSANLGYWEFLNVVASSNGDLGYMWECPDFFELSGNYVLLMSPQGMNASGDRYHNQFQTGYIIGSFDYQTGKFVEKYAFQEIDYGHDFYATQTMERNNKRYLIAWMGSWDGDFPERADGWAGSMTIVRELTLKADRILMKPIDAITELRETVVYNGTLEQNNHIIGLQKTGELLVSFDLTQDISLAIRGVNNVANNTEVIGLRWNATAAKVIVDRVGDIRQGEWVPVSSKSLRIFLDASSIEVFCGEGEVVFSSRAYPNGNCFIAVVHLKTIKDNVVINEIEAYIEEKRAEINPRYRLHYHLAPPVGWMNDPNGFSFYKGEFHMFYQFYPYESQWGPMHWGHSVSPNLVDWKTLPTALVPEDEMCFSGSAVVKDDEMVLMYTGRTTTDEEPFYNETQYLAFSNDGIEFHKYEGNPVLPYSPNGSPDFRDPKVWKHGDHWYVVIGSKTDDERGRVLLYRSPDLISWEYLSVIGESSGDMGYMWECPDFFQLKGKHILLMSPQGLVPQGDRYKNVHQTGYIIGKFSYETFEFVPEISFQEIDFGHDFYAATTTEKDGKRYLVAWFNMWDVPHPEDVDGWAGALTIVRELELVGNRIVMKPVEAITSLREETVWDGNLMENEFVQFDKTGELLITGDLSQNIELLIKGSNGGGQVVLRWDPQVRKVVVDREGDIRQVEWLPLGSEQWRIFLDASSLELFCGEGEVVFSTRVYPDGGWQVTNLSPQPLDTIAYTLRRSVPE; encoded by the exons ATGACGATACAGTCCACCATGGACGCTCTAAAGTTATACGTGGTGCTCCTGAGTGTGTTGGCGGCCAGCCTCGCGTGTGACCTCACTCCAACAGCCGCAGAAACTGAGCTCAAACTTCAAGCAGAATTATACATCAATGAAACGAAACCACGGATTGACCCAACGTACAGACAACTCTACCATGTAGCCCCACCAGTCGGCTGGATGAACGACCCCAACGGATTCTCCTTCTTCAAAGATAACTATCACCTGTTTTACCAGTTTTACCCTTACAATACGTCGACAGGAAATATTCACTGGGGACATGTCATCAGTAAAGATTTAGTGGAGTGGACACAGCTGCCAGTTGCGTTAGCGCCACAGACAGAACAGATCTTCTCAGGTAGTGCTATTGAAAAGGATGGCACTCTCGTACTAATATACACAGCTCACAAAGGTAAAGATCCAGACACTAATGAAACACAGTACCTCGCTTTCAGCAACGATGGTGTGATCTTcaccaaatacaaaaataatcctGTCATCTCATTTTCACCAAACTCTGCTAAAGATTTCCGAGATCCTAAAATCTGGAAACATGGAGACTACTGGTATGTTGTTTTGGGAAGTAAAACCGCAGAGAATACAGGAGAAGTTCTAGTCTACAGATCAGCGAACTTAGGATACTGGGAGTTCCTGAACGTCGTAGCATCATCTAATGGTGACCTGGGATATATGTGGGAATGTCCTGACTTCTTTGAGTTGAGTGGGAACTACGTTCTCCTTATGTCTCCGCAAGGTATGAACGCGTCAGGAGACAGGTACCACAATCAGTTTCAGACTGGTTACATAATTGGAAGTTTTGACTACCAAACCGGTAAATTTGTAGAAAAGTATGCATTCCAAGAAATTGACTACGGACATGACTTTTACGCAACTCAGACAATGGAGCGCAATAATAAGAGGTACTTAATTGCGTGGATGGGATCGTGGGATGGTGACTTCCCTGAGCGTGCAGATGGCTGGGCAGGATCCATGACAATCGTTAGAGAGCTGACATTAAAGGCAGATCGGATTCTGATGAAACCTATTGACGCAATCACTGAACTACGAGAGACAGTGGTTTATAACGGGACTCTAGaacaaaataatcacataatTGGTTTGCAAAAAACAGGAGAACTGCTAGTTTCGTTTGATTTGACGCAAGATATTAGTTTGGCCATCAGGGGGGTTAATAATGTTGCAAATAATACCGAGGTGATTGGTTTGAGGTGGAATGCGACTGCTGCTAAAGTGATCGTGGACAGGGTAGGCGACATAAGGCAGGGAGAATGGGTACCAGTTTCATCAAAGTCTTTGAGAATATTCTTGGATGCTAGTTCCATAGAAGTGTTCTGCGGTGAAGGTGAAGTAGTGTTTAGTTCTAGAGCCTACCCTAACGGTAATTG TTTCATCGCGGTAGTTCAtctaaaaactataaaagatAATGTTGTGATAAATGAAATAGAAGCTTATATAGAAGAAAAAAGGGCAGAGATCAACCCCCGATACCGACTGCACTACCACCTGGCGCCCCCTGTAGGATGGATGAACGATCCCAACGGCTTTTCGTTCTACAAAGGCGAATTCCATATGTTTTATCAATTCTACCCATATGAGAGCCAATGGGGACCTATGCATTGGGGCCATTCAGTAAGCCCAAATCTCGTGGACTGGAAGACACTCCCCACAGCTTTAGTCCCAGAAGATGAAATGTGTTTTTCAGGCAGTGCTGTCGTTAAAGATGACGAAATGGTTTTAATGTATACAGGGCGTACAACAACCGACGAGGAACCCTTCTACAACGAGACACAGTACTTGGCGTTTAGTAATGACGGCATAGAGTTCCATAAGTACGAAGGTAATCCAGTTCTGCCTTACTCACCTAACGGATCTCCAGATTTCCGAGACCCTAAAGTATGGAAGCACGGCGACCACTGGTATGTTGTGATTGGCAGCAAGACTGATGACGAAAGAGGCAGGGTGTTGCTTTACAGATCTCCTGACCTGATCAGCTGGGAATATTTAAGTGTTATAGGAGAGTCCTCGGGAGACATGGGCTATATGTGGGAATGCCCAGATTTTTTCCAGCTTAAGGGGAAACATATTCTCTTGATGTCACCTCAGGGTTTGGTTCCACAAGGTGACAGGTACAAGAATGTTCACCAAACAGGCTATATAATCGGGAAGTTCAGTTACGAAACTTTTGAATTCGTTCCAGAAATTAGTTTTCAAGAAATCGATTTTGGTCATGATTTCTACGCAGCCACTACCACTGAAAAAGATGGAAAGAGGTACTTAGTCGCATGGTTTAACATGTGGGACGTTCCTCACCCAGAAGATGTTGACGGGTGGGCAGGAGCCTTGACTATTGTCAGGGAGCTGGAATTAGTGGGCAACCGTATTGTGATGAAACCAGTTGAAGCAATAACCAGCCTGCGAGAGGAGACAGTATGGGACGGTAATCTTATGGAAAATGAATTTGTCCAGTTTGACAAGACAGGAGAACTTTTAATAACTGGGGACTTGAGTCAGAATATTGAGTTGTTGATCAAAGGGAGCAATGGTGGTGGTCAAGTTGTGCTGCGATGGGACCCTCAAGTCCGTAAGGTCGTGGTGGACAGAGAAGGTGATATCAGACAAGTTGAATGGCTTCCTCTGGGTTCTGAGCAATGGAGGATATTTTTGGATGCTTCTTCCTTGGAGTTGTTCTGTGGTGAAGGAGAGGTGGTGTTCAGTACTAGGGTATACCCTGATGGTGGCTGGCAGGTAACAAATCTAAGCCCGCAGCCCCTCGACACGATTGCTTACACTTTGAGAAGAAGCGTTCCTGAATAG
- the LOC118264421 gene encoding sucrose-6-phosphate hydrolase-like — MHISTYIILMCLGSVQLDQLKEILEKAELEIYIEETIPTVNPRYKLQYHITPPVGWMNGPNGFVFYKGEYHLFYQFYPYDTQWGPMHWGHVSSTNLVDWKTLPTALRPGNEQCFSGSAIDNEGIMVLLYTAHQATEDAPFYNESQYMAFSIDGLDFHKYKGNPVDILPPTGTQDFRDPKIWKYGNFWYVVLGSKTADHRGSVLLYRSKNLLSWEFKSILAESSGSLGYMWECPDFFEINGKYVLMISPQGMVSRGDRYKNTYQTGYLIGSFSYDTCQFKPEINFQELDYGHDFYTTQTTETNGKRYLVGWFGMWESLHLEDIDGWVGAMTLVRELDLVGSRVLMKPVEAITKLRLETIIEGEFHHNATIEFEKAGEIIVNIDLSENIELEFVGSNGGDRTSLRWSVDDGKVIVDRAGDIRQGIWEPLDTVTWRIFLDASSIEVFCGEGEMVFSSRVYPNGDWRVINRGPQSLHVVAYTLKKFQPDL, encoded by the coding sequence atgcaCATAAGTACGTACATCATACTGATGTGCTTGGGTTCTGTGCAGCTCGATCAGTTGAAAGAAATACTTGAAAAGGCAGAGTTAGAAATCTACATTGAAGAAACGATCCCTACCGTGAACCCAAGGTACAAGCTACAGTACCACATCACTCCACCCGTGGGATGGATGAACGGACCGAATGGTTTCGTGTTCTACAAAGGAGAATATCACCTGTTCTACCAGTTCTACCCGTACGACACGCAGTGGGGACCCATGCACTGGGGTCACGTCTCGAGCACCAACCTAGTGGACTGGAAGACACTGCCTACAGCACTCCGGCCTGGCAATGAACAGTGTTTCTCGGGCAGCGCCATCGACAACGAAGGCATCATGGTGCTCCTGTACACAGCTCACCAAGCGACTGAAGACGCACCATTCTACAATGAATCACAATACATGGCGTTCAGTATTGACGGTCTTGACTTTCACAAGTACAAAGGCAATCCTGTCGATATATTGCCACCTACAGGCACTCAAGATTTTAGAGATCCTAAAATTTGGAAGTACGGAAATTTCTGGTATGTGGTACTCGGCAGCAAAACTGCTGATCACCGAGGATCAGTGCTCTTGTATAGATCTAAAAACTTACTCAGTTGGGAATTCAAAAGTATTCTAGCGGAATCAAGTGGTAGTTTGGGCTACATGTGGGAGTGTCCAGATTTCTTCGAGATTAATGGCAAGTACGTTCTTATGATTTCTCCACAAGGTATGGTCAGCCGCGGAGACAGGTACAAGAACACGTATCAAACTGGATACCTTATTGGGAGTTTCAGTTACGACACATGTCAGTTTAAGCCCGAGATTAACTTCCAAGAATTAGATTACGGGCACGACTTCTACACCACGCAAACAACGGAAACTAATGGCAAAAGGTATCTCGTGGGATGGTTCGGAATGTGGGAGTCTTTGCATCTTGAGGATATTGATGGCTGGGTTGGAGCCATGACGCTCGTAAGAGAATTGGACCTCGTCGGGAGTCGAGTCCTTATGAAACCTGTTGAAGCTATAACTAAACTAAGACTGGAAACTATCATAGAAGGAGAATTCCACCATAATGCTACCATTGAATTTGAGAAGGCTGGGGAAATCATTGTGAACATTGACTTGAGTGAGAATATTGAGCTGGAATTTGTTGGAAGCAATGGTGGAGACAGGACTTCTTTGCGGTGGAGTGTGGATGATGGTAAGGTCATAGTGGACAGAGCTGGGGACATCCGCCAGGGGATATGGGAGCCACTGGACACCGTAACTTGGAGGATCTTCCTAGATGCTAGTTCTATCGAGGTGTTTTGCGGAGAAGGAGAGATGGTGTTCAGTTCGAGGGTGTACCCTAACGGTGACTGGCGGGTGATAAACAGAGGTCCACAATCTCTGCACGTGGTGGCATATACGCTGAAAAAATTCCAACCAGACTTATAG